A DNA window from Halanaerobium saccharolyticum subsp. saccharolyticum DSM 6643 contains the following coding sequences:
- the cas4 gene encoding CRISPR-associated protein Cas4 translates to MDNQYFEWQKISSIPISALQHYIYCPRQFALIHIEEIYEENVFTIQGNIVHKRIDNEKNYYNKDKKVENSLPLWSEKYGLYGVADTVEFEGDKIIPVEFKSGKKKNKLADDIQLAAQAICLEEMLFTEITFGYIYYDKSRKRREVILDEKLRKKLKDTISSVRELLIRKNTPQPVNDQRCNNCSLKNYCLPDLTRRIENYLKELK, encoded by the coding sequence ATGGATAATCAATATTTTGAATGGCAAAAAATATCTTCAATCCCCATATCAGCTTTACAGCATTATATATATTGCCCTAGGCAGTTCGCATTGATTCATATTGAAGAAATTTATGAGGAAAATGTATTTACAATTCAGGGCAATATAGTTCATAAAAGAATTGATAATGAAAAAAATTATTATAATAAAGACAAAAAGGTGGAAAACAGCTTACCACTTTGGTCAGAAAAATATGGCTTATATGGAGTTGCAGATACTGTTGAATTTGAGGGAGATAAAATAATTCCTGTTGAATTTAAAAGCGGTAAAAAAAAGAATAAATTAGCTGACGATATTCAGTTAGCTGCACAGGCTATCTGTCTTGAAGAAATGTTATTTACAGAAATAACTTTTGGATATATTTATTATGATAAATCGAGAAAAAGAAGAGAAGTTATTTTAGATGAAAAGTTAAGAAAGAAATTAAAAGATACTATATCGTCTGTTAGAGAATTATTAATCAGAAAAAACACACCACAACCAGTAAATGATCAAAGATGTAATAATTGTTCGCTAAAAAATTACTGTTTACCCGATTTAACAAGAAGAATAGAAAATTATCTTAAGGAGTTAAAATAA
- the cas7c gene encoding type I-C CRISPR-associated protein Cas7/Csd2: MIYNNPEKRHDFILIFDVKDGNPNGDPDAGNLPRVDPETMHGLVSDVSLKRKVRNWVALTQDENIYVENEGVLYNQQEMAYQDLELDEKANDRDSIDDARDWMCKNFYDVRTFGAVMSTSKFNCGQVQGPFQLTFARSVDPIVPMDLSITRVAVTKPEDARKQSSDDEGASSNKITEMGRKTMIPYGLYVAHGFYNPYFADNTGVKESDLEIFWESLVKMWDLDRSASRGMMACRGLYVFTHEDKTGNAPANKLFDLIDVSKKDNVETPRKFSDYQVFIENDLPDKITLSKILD; encoded by the coding sequence GATGCAGGCAATCTACCTCGAGTGGATCCCGAAACAATGCATGGTTTAGTTTCAGATGTAAGTTTAAAAAGAAAAGTGAGAAACTGGGTTGCTTTAACTCAAGATGAGAATATTTATGTTGAAAATGAAGGTGTTTTATATAATCAACAGGAAATGGCATATCAGGATTTAGAATTAGATGAAAAGGCGAATGATCGTGATTCAATTGATGATGCTAGAGATTGGATGTGTAAGAACTTTTATGATGTGAGGACATTTGGTGCAGTAATGAGTACCAGTAAATTTAATTGTGGTCAGGTTCAGGGACCTTTTCAATTAACTTTTGCAAGATCTGTAGATCCAATTGTTCCGATGGATCTATCAATTACAAGAGTAGCGGTAACTAAACCTGAAGATGCTCGTAAACAGAGTTCTGATGATGAAGGGGCAAGTTCTAATAAAATAACTGAAATGGGAAGAAAAACTATGATTCCTTATGGCTTATATGTTGCCCATGGCTTTTATAACCCATATTTTGCTGATAATACTGGTGTAAAAGAATCGGATTTAGAAATATTCTGGGAATCATTAGTTAAAATGTGGGATTTAGATCGTTCTGCAAGCAGAGGAATGATGGCCTGTCGAGGTTTATATGTCTTTACACATGAAGATAAAACTGGAAATGCTCCAGCAAATAAATTATTTGATTTAATAGATGTTTCTAAAAAAGATAATGTTGAAACTCCAAGAAAATTTAGTGATTATCAAGTATTTATAGAAAATGATCTACCTGATAAAATTACACTTTCTAAAATATTGGATTAG
- the cas1c gene encoding type I-C CRISPR-associated endonuclease Cas1c, giving the protein MAHHIKNTLYITNPESYLRKKHDVIIVEIEKKEKIRIPGHHLGSIILFGRSKISHYALDWCIKNGVTVTRVTRSGRYIGNWAGPVKGNVLLRVEQFDKYKDENEKCKLSQSFIKGKIYNQRAMLLRSARDINDEKIEKSLRKNSKKLDRILNIIDDSDSVDQVRGFEGIAAKNYFSVFDEMIVNEDDIFKFKKRTKRPPKDAINAMLSYLYVILNHDCRTALEAVGLDPQIGFLHEIRPGKPALALDLMEELRPIMVERLVLTMINRKQVIKDDFDFKVGGAVEMREDFRKKLIQQYQEKKQNEIKHPLLDRVIPYGLIPFIQARLLARRLRGDVEKYPPFIYQ; this is encoded by the coding sequence ATGGCTCATCATATTAAAAATACATTATATATTACTAATCCTGAATCTTATTTAAGAAAAAAACATGATGTAATAATAGTTGAAATTGAGAAAAAAGAAAAAATAAGAATACCAGGACATCATTTAGGAAGTATTATTTTGTTTGGAAGGTCTAAAATAAGTCATTATGCTCTTGATTGGTGTATAAAAAATGGTGTTACAGTAACTAGAGTTACTAGATCAGGACGTTATATTGGTAATTGGGCTGGGCCTGTAAAAGGTAATGTTTTGTTGAGAGTAGAACAATTTGATAAATATAAAGATGAAAATGAAAAATGCAAACTAAGCCAGAGCTTCATTAAAGGTAAGATTTATAATCAGCGCGCTATGCTCTTAAGAAGTGCTAGAGATATTAATGATGAAAAAATAGAAAAATCACTTCGTAAAAATAGTAAAAAATTAGATAGAATACTAAACATAATTGATGACAGCGATAGTGTTGATCAGGTTAGAGGATTTGAAGGTATTGCAGCAAAAAATTATTTTTCTGTATTTGATGAAATGATTGTAAATGAAGATGATATATTTAAATTTAAAAAAAGAACTAAAAGACCTCCAAAAGATGCTATCAATGCAATGCTTTCTTATCTTTATGTTATTTTGAATCACGATTGTCGAACTGCTTTAGAAGCAGTTGGTTTAGACCCTCAAATTGGTTTTTTACATGAAATAAGACCCGGCAAGCCAGCTTTAGCTTTAGATCTAATGGAAGAATTAAGACCAATAATGGTAGAAAGATTAGTATTAACTATGATTAATAGAAAACAAGTTATTAAAGATGATTTTGATTTTAAAGTTGGTGGAGCAGTAGAAATGAGAGAAGATTTTAGAAAAAAATTGATACAACAATATCAGGAAAAGAAGCAGAATGAAATTAAACATCCACTTTTGGATAGAGTAATTCCTTATGGTTTAATTCCTTTTATCCAGGCAAGGTTATTGGCAAGAAGATTAAGAGGAGATGTTGAGAAATACCCACCATTTATTTATCAGTAA
- the cas2 gene encoding CRISPR-associated endonuclease Cas2 — translation MYVLAYDISTENAKGRKRLRKVAETCENYGQRVQKSVFEFQLDDKKFLMMRNEVLELMNKKKDNIRIYKIIAPKDNYVEEHGNFKSVDYDNDTLLI, via the coding sequence ATGTATGTTCTAGCATACGATATTTCAACTGAAAATGCTAAAGGTAGAAAAAGATTGAGAAAAGTTGCTGAAACCTGTGAAAATTATGGGCAAAGAGTTCAGAAATCAGTTTTTGAATTCCAATTAGATGATAAAAAATTTTTAATGATGAGAAATGAAGTATTGGAGTTAATGAACAAGAAAAAAGATAATATTAGGATCTATAAAATAATTGCTCCAAAAGATAATTATGTGGAAGAACATGGGAACTTTAAGTCTGTAGATTATGATAATGATACACTGTTAATTTAA